In a genomic window of Acidilobus saccharovorans 345-15:
- a CDS encoding glycosyltransferase: MPGLCLYGTVLNSVNTVEASIRSVYRPDAEIVVVDGGSRDGTYERLLELSKDYNVKVYRLPGSTRGRGRDYALRMCPEGSYAAYFDLDDEYNAYFHRAIEWGMATESQRPLYYLVKRDYAIARGGWRDLNYAEDIEFFTRVGFDYYLPLITSRPVVRHWSSGRAEAQRYGRGSISRALRLIRMTIDDIRGGAYSFTEFASTIRRAHYRLASPLVYAAAAAMGIYRNAEGVSNKVAYFRAVLERLVNPVEAIGADPADVIVIVEYLPALRLGLGWAAGRIAAAGLSPLVCKMDTRDALVGVGSEEAVRRWPRAPLHSCKTIAVTSPAPTLSSRSFHDHS, encoded by the coding sequence TTGCCAGGCCTCTGCCTCTACGGCACTGTGCTTAACTCGGTCAACACGGTCGAGGCCTCCATAAGGAGCGTCTACAGGCCCGACGCCGAGATAGTTGTAGTTGACGGAGGCTCAAGGGACGGAACCTACGAGAGGCTCCTCGAGCTGTCCAAGGACTACAACGTGAAGGTGTACAGGCTGCCTGGATCCACCAGGGGCAGGGGCAGGGACTACGCGCTGCGCATGTGCCCAGAGGGCTCATACGCCGCCTACTTCGACCTTGACGACGAGTACAACGCGTACTTCCACAGGGCGATAGAGTGGGGGATGGCAACGGAAAGCCAGAGGCCGCTGTACTACCTCGTGAAGAGGGACTACGCGATTGCCAGGGGAGGCTGGAGGGACCTCAACTACGCCGAGGACATAGAGTTCTTCACGAGGGTCGGCTTCGACTACTACCTGCCCCTGATAACTTCGAGGCCCGTGGTGAGGCACTGGAGCAGCGGCCGCGCTGAGGCGCAGAGGTACGGGCGCGGCTCCATTTCAAGGGCCCTGAGGCTCATCAGAATGACGATAGACGACATAAGGGGAGGCGCATACAGCTTCACTGAGTTCGCGTCCACCATAAGGAGGGCTCACTACAGGCTTGCGTCGCCCCTTGTCTACGCGGCCGCCGCGGCTATGGGCATATACAGGAACGCCGAGGGGGTGAGCAACAAGGTAGCGTACTTCAGGGCCGTCCTGGAGAGGCTGGTCAACCCAGTGGAGGCCATAGGCGCAGACCCAGCTGACGTCATAGTTATCGTTGAGTACCTCCCCGCCCTCAGGCTCGGCCTCGGCTGGGCAGCTGGCAGGATCGCCGCGGCTGGCCTGAGCCCGCTCGTGTGCAAGATGGACACCAGGGACGCCCTTGTGGGCGTTGGAAGTGAGGAGGCAGTGCGCAGGTGGCCCAGGGCCCCCCTGCACAGCTGTAAGACGATAGCTGTGACCTCGCCTGCCCCTACACTTTCATCCAGATCATTCCACGATCACTCATGA
- a CDS encoding 2Fe-2S iron-sulfur cluster-binding protein, producing MPVKVIIDGREVVLEKPTTILNAARRAGIDIPSLCYDERLSPYGSCRLCLVEVKGRGLVTACTTYVQDGMEVSTETPEVVEHRKVILGMLAERHPRDARGRLAELFKRYGVEPGGEERPELVDDSHPLLRFDFSRCVLCYSCVRVCDEYIGRLIWRAMYRGQQTVVIPETGKFGTSSCISCRACVDVCPSGAIVDKVMSSSVPDRWGETACSMCSLSCPVRVGLSGSRPVYVDGDRGQLPFSAECLKGKYHWEDLVYVPERPEGPRVRSNGLWSKAGWDDALKAVAQGLREAVRDGGPSSVGVIVSSRLTAEAYYLSQLLARAGLGTNNVDTASTLLPSTGELTPIGGPLPTVPFTAVQDADVIVTIGQVEEYHPALASAIRRQSLQGYSRLVVISTKDDKLSRFADVFVESGQEHMQAAVRAVEASLAEGGRVDVAGASKYLPGAASLALSLRSLGGSRASRQAGVDEGAVRAAAETIASAGRLVIVSELDGTPGVASESLSLAALSGALSREGSGLLPLLSYFDNYEAVAFGVSPSRLPGGLRLDEARGLEGAWKVSVPGEPGMSSAEMIEAARDGRLRALVIIGYDLASPSPMRESILEAMSRVPLVVSISPAAGVGVSYASKFHLPLASHVEEEGVYVSADGRLTLARGNVVINNAMRGWEVASRLLEALGYQRRYSSSRDAWDELRSLVKAPLPDYDSMARGPAKVDLRRMAA from the coding sequence GTGCCTGTTAAAGTGATAATCGACGGAAGGGAGGTCGTGCTGGAGAAGCCCACCACCATACTCAACGCCGCCAGGAGGGCGGGCATAGACATACCCTCGCTCTGCTACGACGAGAGGCTCTCGCCCTACGGCAGCTGCAGGCTGTGCCTCGTGGAGGTCAAGGGCAGGGGGCTCGTGACCGCCTGCACGACGTACGTGCAGGACGGCATGGAGGTCTCAACGGAGACCCCTGAGGTGGTCGAGCACAGGAAGGTCATACTTGGCATGCTCGCGGAGAGGCACCCGAGGGACGCCAGGGGCAGGCTGGCGGAGCTCTTCAAGAGGTACGGAGTAGAGCCTGGCGGCGAGGAGAGGCCTGAACTAGTTGACGACAGCCACCCGCTCCTCCGCTTCGACTTCAGCAGGTGCGTCCTCTGCTACAGCTGCGTCAGGGTGTGCGACGAGTACATAGGGAGGCTCATATGGAGGGCCATGTACAGGGGACAGCAGACCGTGGTCATCCCGGAGACGGGCAAGTTTGGCACCAGCTCGTGCATAAGCTGCAGGGCGTGCGTCGACGTCTGCCCCAGCGGGGCCATAGTGGACAAGGTGATGTCCTCGTCCGTGCCGGACCGGTGGGGCGAGACCGCGTGCTCCATGTGCTCGCTCTCGTGCCCTGTCAGGGTCGGCCTCTCGGGCTCCAGGCCCGTCTACGTCGACGGGGACAGGGGCCAGCTCCCCTTCTCCGCGGAGTGCCTCAAGGGCAAGTACCACTGGGAGGACCTGGTCTACGTGCCCGAGAGGCCCGAGGGGCCCAGGGTCAGGTCCAACGGCCTGTGGTCAAAGGCTGGCTGGGACGACGCCCTGAAGGCCGTGGCCCAGGGCCTCAGGGAGGCCGTGAGGGACGGAGGGCCAAGCTCGGTGGGCGTCATAGTGTCCTCCAGGCTGACTGCCGAGGCCTACTACCTGTCCCAGCTTCTGGCAAGGGCGGGCCTCGGGACCAACAACGTCGACACGGCGTCGACCCTCCTCCCGTCAACCGGGGAGTTAACGCCAATCGGAGGCCCCCTGCCAACGGTGCCCTTCACCGCGGTCCAGGACGCCGACGTGATAGTTACCATAGGCCAGGTTGAGGAGTACCACCCGGCCCTGGCCTCAGCGATAAGGAGGCAGTCGCTCCAGGGGTACTCGAGGCTGGTGGTCATATCAACTAAGGACGACAAGCTGTCGCGCTTCGCCGACGTCTTCGTAGAGTCTGGTCAGGAGCACATGCAGGCCGCCGTAAGGGCCGTGGAGGCCTCGCTAGCCGAGGGAGGAAGGGTTGACGTGGCCGGGGCCTCAAAGTACCTCCCTGGCGCCGCGTCGCTGGCGTTGAGCCTCAGGTCGCTGGGAGGCTCGAGGGCCTCGAGGCAGGCCGGCGTCGACGAGGGGGCCGTGAGGGCCGCAGCTGAAACCATAGCCTCGGCCGGGAGGCTGGTCATAGTCTCAGAGCTTGACGGCACGCCAGGGGTCGCCTCAGAGTCGCTCAGCCTGGCAGCCCTTTCAGGTGCCCTGAGCAGGGAGGGCTCGGGCCTCCTGCCGCTGCTCTCATACTTCGACAACTACGAGGCCGTGGCCTTCGGCGTGAGCCCCTCAAGGCTGCCTGGAGGCCTAAGGCTCGACGAGGCCAGGGGGCTGGAGGGGGCCTGGAAGGTCAGCGTGCCAGGGGAGCCGGGCATGAGCTCCGCTGAGATGATAGAGGCCGCCAGGGACGGGAGGCTCAGGGCCCTGGTCATCATAGGCTACGACCTGGCCTCGCCATCGCCCATGAGGGAGTCGATACTTGAGGCCATGTCGAGGGTCCCGCTGGTCGTGTCCATATCGCCCGCGGCCGGGGTCGGCGTGAGCTACGCCTCAAAGTTCCACCTGCCCCTGGCCTCGCACGTCGAGGAGGAGGGGGTCTACGTCTCAGCTGACGGCAGGCTGACGCTGGCCAGGGGCAACGTGGTAATTAATAACGCCATGAGGGGCTGGGAGGTCGCCTCAAGGCTCCTGGAGGCCCTCGGCTACCAGAGGAGGTACTCGTCCTCCAGGGACGCCTGGGACGAGCTGAGGTCCCTGGTGAAGGCGCCGCTGCCCGACTACGACTCCATGGCCAGGGGGCCGGCCAAGGTCGACCTGAGGCGCATGGCGGCGTAA
- a CDS encoding complex I 51 kDa subunit family protein — protein sequence MPLTIRINLPKQEVNTFYSFPDFAPPEEHCRGLACYAARSLDPEAWKKAVAQQPPTYCLGKCYAGPSSTLTGGAPHVEVRSRKAIVLRHIVDGPVKSLRDYLARGGMRGLERALSMPQAEVIDEVKRSQLRGRGGAYFPTGLKWESAMRQAAPAKYVIVNGDEGDAGAYVDRFLMEWDPYLVIEGALIAAYAIGAGRVYFYIRREYPGAVAAVRRAVEEVREAGYLSPPLPSELEVHVGRGSYVVGEETAMINAIMGRRPEPTPRPPYPTERGLFGMPTVVNNVETLSSVPWIVENGGDAYAELGFSRSRGTKVLSLSSTFSRPGLYEVEFGVSLREVVYDMGGGVRFGKLKGVMIGGPLASLIPSEELDVKLGVEELRAIGASLGHGNVIAFSDDTSVADMLHEVLLFASFESCGKCFPCRLGTAKLERMFSKGYLTEEEAREAMSIANTMAVASLCGHGQAAGQAVAVTLKKFWKEIVR from the coding sequence GTGCCTCTGACGATTAGGATTAACCTTCCAAAGCAGGAGGTGAACACATTCTACTCGTTCCCTGACTTCGCGCCGCCCGAGGAGCACTGCAGGGGTCTGGCGTGCTACGCCGCCAGGTCCCTTGACCCTGAGGCCTGGAAGAAGGCTGTGGCACAGCAGCCGCCGACCTACTGCCTCGGCAAGTGCTACGCCGGGCCCTCAAGCACGCTGACCGGCGGCGCCCCTCACGTCGAGGTCAGGTCCAGGAAGGCCATAGTGCTCAGGCACATAGTGGACGGGCCAGTCAAGTCCCTCAGGGACTACCTGGCCAGGGGAGGCATGAGGGGCCTGGAGAGGGCCCTCTCCATGCCCCAGGCCGAGGTCATTGATGAGGTAAAGAGGTCCCAGCTCAGGGGCAGGGGAGGGGCATACTTCCCAACGGGCCTCAAGTGGGAGTCAGCCATGAGGCAGGCGGCGCCCGCAAAGTACGTCATTGTCAACGGGGACGAGGGGGACGCGGGGGCCTACGTGGACAGGTTCCTCATGGAGTGGGACCCATACCTTGTTATTGAGGGGGCCCTCATAGCTGCCTATGCCATAGGCGCAGGCAGGGTCTACTTCTACATAAGGAGGGAGTACCCGGGCGCCGTCGCAGCCGTCAGGAGGGCAGTAGAGGAGGTCAGGGAGGCCGGCTACCTGTCGCCCCCTCTGCCGTCTGAACTTGAGGTCCACGTTGGCAGGGGCTCCTACGTTGTGGGCGAGGAGACGGCTATGATAAACGCCATAATGGGCAGGAGGCCCGAGCCAACCCCGAGGCCTCCTTACCCAACCGAGAGGGGGCTATTCGGCATGCCGACAGTTGTGAACAACGTGGAGACGCTCTCCAGCGTCCCCTGGATAGTTGAGAACGGAGGCGATGCCTACGCGGAGCTCGGCTTCAGCAGGAGCAGGGGCACCAAGGTGCTGAGCCTGAGCTCAACGTTCTCGAGGCCTGGGCTCTACGAGGTGGAGTTCGGCGTCAGCCTCAGGGAGGTGGTCTACGACATGGGAGGGGGAGTGAGGTTCGGGAAGCTGAAGGGGGTGATGATCGGAGGCCCCCTGGCCTCCCTCATACCCTCTGAGGAGCTTGACGTGAAGCTCGGCGTGGAGGAGCTGAGGGCCATAGGGGCCAGCCTGGGCCACGGCAACGTCATAGCTTTCAGCGACGACACAAGTGTCGCTGACATGCTACATGAGGTCCTGCTGTTTGCCTCCTTCGAGTCGTGCGGCAAGTGCTTCCCGTGCAGGCTCGGCACGGCCAAGCTGGAGAGGATGTTCAGCAAGGGCTACCTGACCGAGGAGGAGGCCAGGGAGGCGATGAGCATAGCTAACACCATGGCTGTGGCCAGCCTGTGCGGCCACGGGCAGGCCGCCGGGCAGGCGGTGGCGGTCACGCTTAAGAAGTTCTGGAAGGAGATAGTGAGGTGA
- a CDS encoding pyridoxal phosphate-dependent aminotransferase — protein sequence MGDTGASETGMPRRLSSRLSSLAASPMKIIDSLLGPAGADVIRLHAGEPSLPPPLELVDSLVDDLRRPESYAYAPTRGLPELREAVAEELKRDGTSVSFDEVAITPSGTSAIFSAMSVLLDPGDEVILVDPTFMIYRPVIEYLGGRVRWVRASPERGFQPDPDAVAAAINDRTKAIVLVDPDNPTGRLLDPDIGRAIAELAQDRGVYLMVDEAYRRIVYEGSYRSVQPYAPDSVIGLGTFSKDPGVPGLRLGYIYGPKDFIDAYASFNGHAFFGASNMSQLYVLRYLRWEGREKFIESVVAEYRRRRDAAVKAMRRYVPSARFTEPRASMYLYADLSPLVNDAESFASRLASKYRVTVMPGTAFGPANRTFIRVTFVSQPPERLEEGIRRIGEALGEAGQ from the coding sequence TTGGGGGACACGGGGGCCTCGGAGACCGGCATGCCCAGGAGGCTCAGCTCCAGGCTGTCCTCGCTGGCCGCGTCGCCAATGAAGATAATAGACTCGCTTCTGGGCCCGGCAGGTGCTGACGTCATAAGGCTGCACGCTGGGGAGCCGAGCCTGCCCCCTCCCCTTGAGCTCGTGGACTCCCTCGTTGACGACCTGAGGAGGCCGGAGAGCTACGCCTACGCGCCGACCAGGGGCCTGCCGGAGCTGAGGGAGGCCGTCGCCGAGGAGCTGAAGCGCGACGGCACTTCTGTCAGCTTCGACGAGGTAGCCATAACCCCCAGCGGGACCTCAGCCATATTCTCAGCCATGTCCGTGCTCCTGGACCCCGGGGACGAGGTCATACTGGTGGACCCGACGTTCATGATATACAGGCCTGTCATAGAGTACCTGGGCGGCAGGGTGAGGTGGGTCAGGGCGAGCCCCGAGAGGGGCTTCCAGCCCGACCCGGATGCAGTGGCCGCAGCCATAAACGACAGGACTAAGGCGATAGTCCTCGTTGACCCTGACAACCCAACTGGCAGGCTCCTTGACCCCGACATAGGCAGGGCGATAGCTGAGCTGGCCCAGGACAGGGGGGTCTACCTAATGGTTGACGAGGCCTACAGGAGGATAGTCTACGAGGGCTCCTACAGGAGCGTCCAGCCGTACGCGCCTGACAGCGTGATAGGCCTGGGCACCTTCTCCAAGGACCCCGGCGTCCCCGGCCTGAGGCTCGGCTACATCTACGGCCCCAAGGACTTCATAGACGCATACGCCTCCTTCAATGGGCACGCCTTCTTCGGGGCTTCAAACATGTCACAGCTCTACGTCCTGCGTTACCTGAGGTGGGAGGGGAGGGAGAAGTTCATAGAGTCCGTGGTCGCCGAGTACAGGAGAAGGAGGGACGCTGCAGTAAAGGCTATGAGGAGGTACGTGCCCTCGGCGAGGTTCACGGAGCCCCGGGCCTCCATGTACCTCTACGCCGACCTCTCGCCGCTGGTCAACGATGCTGAGTCCTTCGCCTCAAGGCTGGCCTCAAAGTACAGGGTCACGGTGATGCCTGGGACTGCCTTCGGGCCGGCCAACAGGACCTTCATAAGGGTCACCTTCGTCAGCCAGCCGCCGGAGAGGCTCGAGGAAGGCATAAGGAGGATTGGGGAGGCCCTGGGGGAGGCGGGGCAGTAG
- a CDS encoding chloride channel protein — MRLSELPYYERWFIAGIVIGISVGLMALALYYLEVYALGRLVLLDVLHVNERGMTLHQYYASLPWLLLMPLVLVAAFPLSLFVALAMRTPEVGSDPAVKAYHRNARMRLEEAPAAIISSAITIGLGGSAGREGPASHAGAVISQWLSRIMNMSAEDRRRAVAIGLGAGIGTVFKSPFAGAILSAELLYRRDMEPEVIYPSLIASSIAYVIYGSVTGFSPILGLCSCPFNPLYLPLFAVLGLITGSMAMLYVRSLNYFSRLFRSLANPFVRAALGGALVGLLVILFPEDMGEGLSWVRSLMGGGQVVTLLPLVLALLLLPLSKVLATSLTLGSGAKGGVFAPGLDIGAFTGLAFGEALHFASPSLFREVGPFVVVGMLSTFGAASSAPVSSMLMTVEMSGSLALLPGEMIALAVAMIVFRGPTLLREQVESRARSPVHAGEYAIPVLRKVRVAEVPPRQLYVRQDARVSEALQVIASAGLLSLPVVDPLGRVLGIVNSVDLRQGRPEEPAMKYMRPEPGHVRPDSSLEEAINMMSRTNSRYAIVEDNGKFMGIVTLDDVVRAYEREASRYSGPQG; from the coding sequence TTGAGGTTATCAGAGCTGCCCTACTACGAGAGGTGGTTCATAGCTGGCATAGTTATAGGGATCTCAGTGGGCCTAATGGCGTTGGCCCTCTACTACCTCGAGGTCTACGCCCTCGGCAGGCTTGTCCTGCTAGACGTGCTCCATGTCAACGAGAGGGGCATGACGCTCCACCAGTACTACGCCTCCCTCCCGTGGCTCCTCCTGATGCCCCTGGTGCTCGTGGCCGCCTTCCCGCTCTCGCTCTTCGTTGCACTTGCAATGAGGACGCCTGAGGTGGGCAGCGACCCTGCGGTGAAGGCCTACCACAGGAACGCCAGGATGAGGCTTGAGGAGGCCCCGGCGGCGATCATCTCGTCGGCGATAACCATAGGCCTCGGGGGCAGCGCCGGGAGAGAAGGGCCAGCGTCGCACGCCGGGGCTGTAATATCGCAGTGGCTCTCCAGGATAATGAACATGAGCGCAGAGGACAGGAGGAGGGCGGTGGCCATAGGCCTCGGGGCTGGCATAGGGACAGTCTTCAAGTCCCCCTTCGCAGGCGCCATACTCTCCGCAGAGCTGCTCTACAGGAGGGACATGGAGCCTGAGGTCATATACCCGTCGCTCATAGCGTCAAGCATAGCGTATGTAATATACGGCTCCGTCACGGGCTTCTCCCCAATACTCGGGCTGTGCAGCTGCCCCTTCAACCCGCTCTACCTCCCCCTCTTCGCAGTCCTGGGCCTGATAACGGGGAGCATGGCAATGCTCTACGTCAGGTCGCTCAACTACTTCTCAAGGCTGTTCAGGTCGCTGGCGAACCCCTTCGTCAGGGCAGCCCTGGGAGGCGCGCTGGTCGGCCTCCTGGTCATTCTGTTCCCTGAGGACATGGGCGAGGGGCTCAGCTGGGTCAGGTCGCTCATGGGGGGCGGCCAGGTGGTGACCCTGCTGCCCCTTGTACTTGCCCTGCTGCTCCTGCCCCTCTCAAAGGTCCTCGCCACATCGCTTACCCTCGGGAGCGGGGCCAAGGGCGGCGTCTTCGCCCCAGGGCTTGACATAGGCGCCTTCACCGGCCTGGCGTTCGGGGAGGCCCTTCACTTCGCCTCGCCCAGCCTCTTCAGGGAGGTCGGCCCCTTCGTTGTAGTTGGCATGCTGTCGACCTTTGGGGCGGCCAGCTCGGCCCCAGTGAGCTCAATGCTTATGACGGTTGAGATGTCGGGCAGCCTGGCGCTGCTGCCGGGCGAGATGATAGCGCTGGCAGTGGCAATGATAGTGTTCAGGGGGCCGACCCTGCTGAGGGAGCAGGTCGAGAGCAGGGCCAGGTCGCCGGTCCACGCCGGCGAGTACGCAATACCCGTGCTGAGGAAGGTCAGGGTGGCCGAGGTGCCCCCGAGGCAGCTCTACGTGAGGCAGGACGCCAGGGTCTCCGAGGCCCTCCAGGTCATAGCGTCAGCGGGCCTCCTGTCGCTGCCCGTGGTGGACCCGCTGGGCAGGGTGCTCGGCATAGTTAACTCTGTTGACCTGAGGCAGGGGAGGCCCGAGGAGCCAGCGATGAAGTACATGAGGCCCGAGCCGGGGCACGTGAGGCCAGACTCGAGCCTTGAGGAGGCCATAAATATGATGTCAAGGACCAACTCTAGGTACGCGATAGTTGAGGACAACGGCAAGTTCATGGGCATAGTGACCCTTGACGACGTGGTCAGGGCATACGAGAGGGAGGCCTCTAGGTACTCTGGCCCTCAGGGCTGA
- a CDS encoding tRNA sulfurtransferase: protein MVATLAGELGIKGRPTRAHMVNELIRNVSATVRLRSWRAYGGTLVLEVDGDLPALSRVFGIAHYSAATPVKYEDLQDLTRKASALVVEDVRGRRFAVRARRAGGEDRFTSMDVNRELGAALLQASAGVDLESPEVTVYVDIVERGLAYVHTGLAEGARGLPVGVAGRTVALVSGGIDSPVATWMIMKRGVVPLVLNLSIGGEEHRRAVLEEVRALRAWSGRHDIKVFFVDGIPVMKGLAEVRRELRVVTLKRVLYRLAEALAIREGAHSITTGESLSQVSSQTMWNLEAEEHGIELPVLRPLIAMDKDEIAEVARRIGTYSVSAKVPEYCAIAQASTTRARVEDVIKAEQAMNLDYRELVKSAEVVKVSPEGQST from the coding sequence GTGGTAGCAACCCTGGCGGGGGAGCTCGGCATAAAGGGGAGGCCCACGAGGGCCCACATGGTCAACGAGCTCATAAGGAACGTCTCAGCCACGGTAAGGCTCAGGTCGTGGAGGGCCTACGGGGGCACGCTGGTGCTGGAGGTTGACGGCGACCTGCCGGCCCTCTCGAGGGTCTTCGGCATAGCTCACTACTCCGCGGCCACCCCGGTCAAGTACGAGGACCTCCAGGACCTGACCAGGAAGGCCTCGGCCCTTGTAGTGGAGGACGTCAGGGGCAGGAGGTTTGCCGTGAGGGCCAGGAGGGCAGGCGGCGAGGACAGGTTCACCAGCATGGACGTCAACAGGGAGCTTGGGGCTGCCCTGCTGCAGGCCTCAGCCGGGGTTGACCTTGAGAGCCCGGAGGTGACGGTGTACGTTGACATAGTCGAGAGGGGCCTGGCGTACGTGCACACTGGCCTAGCCGAGGGCGCCAGAGGGCTTCCTGTCGGCGTCGCGGGCAGGACCGTGGCCCTGGTCTCAGGGGGCATAGACTCCCCGGTGGCAACGTGGATGATCATGAAGAGGGGCGTCGTGCCGCTGGTGCTTAACCTGTCCATAGGAGGGGAGGAGCACAGGAGGGCCGTGCTTGAGGAGGTCAGAGCGCTTAGGGCCTGGTCGGGACGCCACGACATAAAGGTGTTCTTCGTAGACGGCATCCCGGTCATGAAGGGGCTCGCCGAGGTCAGGAGGGAGCTGAGGGTGGTCACCCTCAAGAGGGTCCTCTACAGGCTTGCCGAGGCGCTGGCCATCCGCGAGGGGGCGCACTCCATAACCACTGGCGAGTCCCTCTCCCAGGTCTCCTCGCAGACCATGTGGAACCTGGAGGCAGAGGAGCACGGCATAGAGCTGCCAGTGCTGAGGCCCCTCATAGCCATGGACAAGGACGAGATAGCTGAGGTCGCGAGGAGGATAGGCACCTACAGCGTATCAGCTAAGGTGCCGGAGTACTGCGCGATAGCCCAGGCCTCGACCACGAGGGCCAGGGTCGAGGACGTCATCAAGGCGGAGCAGGCTATGAACCTCGACTACAGGGAGCTCGTAAAGAGCGCTGAAGTGGTAAAGGTCAGCCCTGAGGGCCAGAGTACCTAG
- a CDS encoding thioredoxin family protein codes for MELPRRSSNLGVRWKYAVVAGLIVAALVLALRLAPATARRQSMITVTTGQQLASALNTSRPVLLIFGATDCVYCHVLDPYAEQYAQAHPGVEVVNVELNLLYSNDPGLVERLVSYYDIQGTPTELVIYHGMVYGYHVGIWPPPTADQLPYIEQFVNSSLSGRPIAPALSVGPAPAAAGSPTSDLKYVSPAAALGVGALAAVSPCSIPMLALYSASSRRRALSRMALELALMTLGVAAFGALLAKVYSLSPLIESSLEGFAAGFSAFLGYELLRGRVVMLGGPAAAFAPLAGLECSLPFFVAAISAVAAAGLTTAIMSSIAFGAGYSAVYVGLSGAVGRAMSLSRRYGTVAGLTLVLIGVLLFVYVVVV; via the coding sequence ATGGAGCTGCCCAGGAGGTCATCCAACCTGGGCGTCAGGTGGAAGTACGCTGTGGTGGCAGGCCTGATAGTCGCTGCCTTAGTGCTCGCCCTGAGGCTGGCCCCGGCGACCGCGAGGCGCCAGTCCATGATAACAGTGACCACGGGGCAGCAGCTGGCCTCGGCGCTGAACACGAGCAGGCCGGTGCTCCTCATATTTGGGGCCACCGACTGCGTCTACTGTCACGTACTGGACCCCTACGCTGAGCAGTACGCCCAGGCCCACCCAGGCGTTGAGGTGGTCAACGTTGAGCTTAACCTGCTCTACTCCAACGACCCAGGCCTCGTCGAGAGGCTGGTCTCATATTATGACATACAGGGGACCCCCACGGAGCTGGTGATATACCACGGCATGGTCTACGGCTACCACGTGGGCATATGGCCCCCTCCCACGGCTGACCAGCTGCCCTACATAGAGCAGTTCGTCAACAGCTCCCTCAGCGGCAGGCCAATAGCCCCGGCCCTCAGCGTCGGCCCAGCGCCGGCCGCCGCGGGCAGTCCAACCTCAGACCTGAAGTACGTGAGCCCCGCGGCAGCCCTTGGCGTGGGGGCCCTTGCTGCTGTGAGCCCGTGCAGCATACCCATGCTGGCGCTTTACTCCGCCTCCTCGAGGAGGAGGGCCCTGTCCAGGATGGCCCTTGAGCTGGCCCTCATGACCCTCGGCGTCGCCGCCTTCGGGGCCCTGCTGGCCAAGGTGTACTCCCTGTCGCCCCTCATAGAGTCCTCGCTGGAGGGCTTCGCCGCGGGCTTCTCCGCCTTCCTGGGCTACGAGCTGCTGAGGGGCAGGGTTGTCATGCTGGGCGGCCCAGCGGCCGCCTTTGCGCCCCTTGCCGGCCTAGAGTGCTCCCTCCCCTTCTTCGTGGCGGCCATCTCAGCTGTGGCCGCGGCGGGCCTAACGACGGCCATCATGAGCTCCATAGCTTTTGGCGCCGGGTACTCGGCCGTATACGTCGGCCTCTCGGGGGCCGTGGGCAGGGCCATGTCGCTGAGCAGGAGGTACGGCACGGTGGCCGGGCTGACGCTGGTGCTCATAGGGGTCCTGCTGTTCGTCTACGTCGTAGTGGTCTGA
- a CDS encoding Sjogren's syndrome/scleroderma autoantigen 1 family protein, producing MTQLMAQGGVMLEQTCPICGLPLFRLKSGDVVCPLHGKVYIVSSDEEAREVEIDETIKRLEYFASLKLRELMDKGDIGEAGDLLGIMEQAERVLRLRLERLSSTSRQAQPQPPQPPRQRGKEEEEEEEEA from the coding sequence ATGACGCAGCTCATGGCGCAGGGCGGGGTCATGCTGGAGCAGACCTGCCCCATATGCGGCCTCCCCCTCTTCAGGCTTAAGAGCGGCGACGTCGTCTGCCCGCTCCACGGCAAGGTCTACATAGTGAGCAGCGACGAGGAGGCTCGAGAGGTGGAGATAGACGAGACCATAAAGCGACTGGAGTACTTTGCAAGCCTTAAGCTCAGGGAGCTGATGGATAAGGGGGACATAGGCGAGGCCGGCGACCTGCTGGGCATAATGGAGCAGGCGGAGAGGGTGCTGCGCCTCAGGCTCGAGAGGCTCTCGTCGACCTCAAGGCAGGCCCAGCCGCAGCCGCCCCAGCCGCCGAGGCAGAGGGGCAAGGAGGAAGAGGAGGAAGAGGAGGAGGCCTAG